A region of Hippoglossus stenolepis isolate QCI-W04-F060 chromosome 7, HSTE1.2, whole genome shotgun sequence DNA encodes the following proteins:
- the spon2b gene encoding spondin-2b, with amino-acid sequence MDTTRNILSIAEAFSHLVVIMLTLGQGVHAMPVPTDVPMCTASEPAQYRLTFTGKWSRAAFPKQYPVYRPPAQWSNLIGLTHSSDYHMWQRNDFASNGVREFAEKGEAWTLMKEVEAAGERIQSVYGILSAPAVVGGTGQMSTVFEVFARHSYLSFVVRIVPSPDWFVGVDSVDLCDGDQWKDNVSLQLFPYDAGTDSGFTFSSPNYETIPQDKIIQITSSFPSHPANSFYYPRVKHLPPIAKVTLTKIKKTNQIISLPELPTETNELLTGNEIEEALINTPLDCEVSVWSPWGLCKGKCGDPGVQHRTRYILMHPANNGTPCPLLEGERKCIQDNCL; translated from the exons ATGGACACCACAAGGAACATCCTCTCCATCGCTGAGGCGTTCTCCCATCTGGTCGTCATAATGCTGACACTGGGCCAAGGCGTTCATGCAATGCCTGTTCCTACCGATGTCCCCATGTGCACAGCCTCTGAACCTGCCCAGTACAGACTAACATTCACCGGCAAATGGTCCCGGGCGGCTTTCCCTAAGCAGTATCCTGTCTACCGACCCCCTGCGCAGTGGTCAAACCTTATTG GCTTGACCCACAGCTCCGACTACCACATGTGGCAGCGTAATGACTTTGCCAGCAATGGAGTGAGGGAGTTTGCAGAGAAAGGCGAGGCCTGGACGCTCATGAAGGAAGTTGAGGCGGCCGGCGAGCGCATCCAAAGTGTTTATGGGATCCTGTCGGCTCCTGCTGTTGTGGGAGGAACGGGCCAGATGAGCACTGTGTTTGAGGTCTTCGCCAGGCACTCCTAT CTGTCGTTTGTCGTGCGCATCGTTCCAAGCCCTGACTGGTTCGTGGGTGTGGACAGTGTTGACCTGTGTGACGGCGACCAGTGGAAAGACAATGTGTCGCTGCAGCTTTTCCCATACGATGCAGGTACCGACAGCGGATTCACCTTCTCTTCGCCAAACTATGAAACCATCCCACAGGACAAAATCATACAG ATCACCTCCTCCTTCCCTAGTCACCCTGCCAACTCCTTTTACTACCCCCGCGTGAAGCACCTCCCACCCATCGCCAAGGTAACGCTGACAAAGATAAAGAAGACCAATCAGATCATCAGCCTGCCTGAGCTGCCCACCGAGACCAACGAACTGCTGACAGGGAACGAGATTGAAGAGGCCCTCATAA ATACCCCTCTGGACTGTGAGGTGTCAGTCTGGTCTCCCTGGGGCTTGTGCAAAGGCAAATGTGGAGACCCAGGCGTGCAGCACCGCACAAGATACATCCTCATGCACCCTGCCAACAATGGAACCCCCTGCCCCCTtctggagggggagaggaagtgCATCCAGGACAACTGCTTATGA